The following coding sequences are from one Eucalyptus grandis isolate ANBG69807.140 chromosome 11, ASM1654582v1, whole genome shotgun sequence window:
- the LOC104426137 gene encoding 11-beta-hydroxysteroid dehydrogenase-like 4A: protein MDLIHKIFNLLLPPLAILALLSWLPLHVVFVFLRLIKRCFVSMEDDVAGKVVLITGAASGIGEQIAYEYARRGACLALVDIREEGLGVVAEKARLLGSPDAITIGADVSDDHHSQRFVHQTVNHFGRLDHLVNNAGIAKLGLFEDLSHISDYTRIMDVNFWGTVYGTSYAIPHLKKSKGKIAVIASCAGWYPVPRLCFYNASKAAVISFYETLRTEIGDSVGITIVTPGVIESEMTMPRHIPESKSRSILLESTERAARAIVRSTCRGDMYLTEPFWMSVLYPWKVLFPQVTEWCNRWICFTMSRASRSARA from the exons ATGGATCTGATCCACAAGATCTTCAACCTTTTGCTCCCTCCGCTCGCGATCCTCGCGCTTCTCTCGTGGTTACCCCTTCACGTCGTCTTCGTATTCCTCAGGCTCATCAAGAGATGTTTTGTGAGTATGGAGGATGACGTCGCCGGAAAAGTCGTGCTCATCACCGGAGCAGCCTCAGGGATTGGCGAG CAAATTGCATATGAATATGCGAGGAGAGGGGCGTGCTTGGCTCTGGTGGACATAAGGGAGGAAGGCCTCGGGGTGGTGGCCGAGAAAGCGAGGCTGCTCGGGTCTCCAGACGCGATCACCATCGGAGCGGATGTTTCCGACGACCACCACTCCCAACGCTTCGTTCACCAGACGGTGAACCACTTTGGCCGGC TGGACCATTTGGTAAACAACGCTGGGATCGCAAAACTTGGCCTCTTTGAGGATCTTAGCCACATATCAGACTATACTCGCATCATG GATGTGAATTTCTGGGGAACGGTCTATGGGACAAGTTACGCGATTCCTCATCTTAAAAAGAGCAAAGGGAAGATTGCGGTCATTGCATCTTGTGCCGGATGGTACCCCGTTCCAAGATTGTGCTTCTACAAT GCTAGCAAGGCTGCTGTTATTAGTTTCTACGAGACGTTGAGAACTGAAATTGGTGATTCTGTGGGCATAACGATAGTAACACCTGGAGTCATAGAGTCAGAAATGACAATGCCTCGGCATATTCCAGAG AGTAAATCAAGATCTATCCTGCTGGAGTCCACGGAGAGAGCCGCAAGAGCAATAGTGAGGAGCACGTGCCGTGGGGACATGTACTTGACGGAGCCATTTTGGATGAGCGTCTTGTATCCATGGAAGGTCCTGTTTCCTCAGGTCACGGAGTGGTGCAATCGCTGGATTTGCTTTACCATGTCAAGGGCCTCGAGAAGCGCAAGAGCTTGA
- the LOC104427794 gene encoding 11-beta-hydroxysteroid dehydrogenase 1A, giving the protein MDIISAATFLYHFFTGRAADAIHAYLNRSLPPLAAAALLFILPPYLFIKLLLFAFRSAFSEDVAGKVVLITGASSGIGEHLAYSYAKRGACLALVARRENRLTDVANIAYQLGSPDVVVIRGDVTRAEDCERFVNRTIDHFGRLDHLVTNAGVSPMCMFEDCPDITKLAPVMDINFWGSVYSSYFALPYLKRSRGKIVVIASAAGWLPAPRMSFYNASKAALISFYETLRTELGSEITITIVTPGLIESEMTQGKFLSKEGRMVLDPQLRDVQIGVMPIRSVGAAAEEIVKGACRGDNYLTEPAWVKSTFYWKVFCPEVLEWCNWLLLVAGTEISERNALSFKILELTGLKPFLYPPSVQFPDLTETSR; this is encoded by the exons ATGGACATCATCTCCGCGGCCACCTTCCTATACCACTTCTTCACGGGACGAGCCGCGGATGCGATCCACGCGTACTTGAACCGCAGCCTCCctcccctcgccgccgccgccctcctcttcatcctcccGCCCTACCTCTTCATCAAGCTCCTCCTCTTCGCCTTCCGCTCCGCCTTCAGCGAGGACGTTGCCGGCAAAGTCGTCCTCATCACTGGAGCTTCCTCCGGCATCGGCGAG CATCTCGCATACTCGTATGCAAAGAGAGGGGCATGCTTGGCACTGGTTGCGAGAAGGGAGAACCGCTTGACTGATGTGGCCAACATAGCTTATCAATTGGGCTCTCCTGACGTGGTTGTCATCCGTGGAGATGTGACTAGGGCCGAAGATTGTGAGAGGTTTGTCAATCGAACAATTGACCATTTTGGCCGCT TGGATCACCTGGTGACTAATGCTGGGGTATCTCCCATGTGCATGTTTGAAGACTGCCCTGACATCACTAAGCTCGCCCCTGTGATG GATATAAATTTCTGGGGTTCGGTGTATAGCAGTTACTTTGCTCTTCCCTATCTgaagagaagcagaggaaagaTTGTAGTGATAGCTTCGGCAGCAGGGTGGCTTCCGGCCCCAAGAATGTCTTTCTACAAT GCAAGCAAGGCTGCGCTAATAAGCTTCTATGAGACATTGCGGACTGAATTGGGATCGGAGATTACCATAACCATTGTGACTCCAGGCTTGATTGAATCGGAAATGACTCAAGGAAAGTTCCTTTCTAAAGAAGGCCGCATGGTTTTGGATCCTCAACTGAGAGAT GTGCAAATCGGGGTGATGCCAATAAGGTCGGTgggagcggcggcggaggaaatAGTGAAAGGGGCATGCCGTGGGGACAACTACCTGACGGAACCGGCGTGGGTGAAGTCGACCTTCTACTGGAAGGTGTTTTGCCCCGAGGTACTTGAATGGTGCAACTGGTTGCTGTTGGTGGCCGGAACCGAGATCTCTGAGAGGAATGCactcagcttcaaaatattggAGCTAACCGGGTTAAAGCCATTCCTTTATCCTCCATCTGTCCAATTCCCGGACCTCACCGAAACAAGTCGCTAG
- the LOC104426138 gene encoding HVA22-like protein e yields the protein MGQLWTTYKSFRALAGPVIMLLYPLQASVMAIESRPMNVAENEQWLAYWILYSFLTLMEMLLQPLLQWIPIWYDAKLLFVLWLVVPNYKGAAFLYDKIVRGHLLKKLGHYTDRYKSF from the exons ATGGGTCAGTTGTGGACAACGTACAAAAGCTTCCGTGCACTCGCAGG ACCAGTAATCATGCTGTTGTATCCTTT ACAAGCATCGGTAATGGCCATAGAGAGCAGACCGATGAACGTGGCAGAAAATGAGCAGTGGCTCGCTTACTGGATCCTGTACTCGTTCCTCACCCTCATGGAGATGCTACTCCAACCCCTCTTGCAATG GATACCGATATGGTACGACGCGAAGCTACTGTTCGTGCTGTGGCTGGTCGTTCCTAATTATAAAGGGGCGGCTTTTCTTTACGACAAGATCGTGAGAGGGCATCTGCTGAAGAAACTCGGACACTACACAGACCGTTACAAGTCGTTCTGA